From a region of the Pogona vitticeps strain Pit_001003342236 chromosome 7, PviZW2.1, whole genome shotgun sequence genome:
- the PLVAP gene encoding plasmalemma vesicle-associated protein, whose product MEKNPYMMAKLGLTAKEELPASRGCGFYAKYFFLFLSLIQFLIILGLVLFMVYGNPHGATEKHVQGLNQLLQNCTGHVKAQEAAGAGLKRQLNASQAETRLVRGQAGLLNATLRACQSEKNKMYELQKENLLIRHIAQDCTFNLHLLNLSCPVQVAALQEQLKALQVRIKLDQDDFEQKTKAFQEKTKLAEEEERKCRLEKLQLQTHSEKHRELQSKVMATLDPVYQQVVSTVDQAQLSRCYSSDNIPLQDRCLDLARRLRSQLDNLAWQVNQKVEEEAQRSGVLASQKETCAQNLQERDRQLSTQQDRAEREKLQLREAHEAEVKKMSDEQQKLAREKEDLKLQLEQSKQACLRMKVNTAPPANPSLRLPGSAANPAGHFPTFLGNIGGTGLSPNLFSQQGSWRLGQPSVGAQGSPSILTDRTRFHEPKKDTPQSAKLPIQPPLSPGGPPSG is encoded by the exons cCAGTTCCTGATCATtctgggtctggtgctcttcatgGTCTACGGGAACCCCCACGGGGCCACCGAGAAGCACGTCCAGGGACTCAACCAGCTCCTCCAGAACTGCACCGGCCACGTCAAGGCCCAGGAGGCGGCCGGGGCCGGGCTCAAGCGCCAGCTCAACGCCAGCCAGGCCGAGACCCGCCTGGTCCGGGGTCAAGCCGGGCTCCTCAATGCCACTTTGCGGGCCTGCCAGTCCGAGAAG AACAAGATGTACGAGCTGCAGAAGGAGAACCTCCTGATCCGCCACATCGCTCAAGATTGCACCTTCAACCTGCATCTGTTGAATCTCTCCTGTCCTG ttCAAGTGGCTGCCCTCCAGGAGCAGCTGAAGGCTCTCCAGGTGCGAATCAAGCTGGACCAGGATGACTTTGAGCAGAAGACCAAGGCCTTCCAGGAGAAGACCAAGCTGGccgaggaagaggagaggaagtgCCGCCTcgagaagctgcagctgcagaCGCACTCCGAGAAGCACCGGGAGCTGCAGTCGAAAGTGATGGCCACGTTGGACCCCGTCTACCAGCAGGTGGTCTCCACGGTGGATCAGGCCCAGCTGAGCCGGTGCTACTCCTCGGACAACATCCCCCTGCAGGACCGCTGCCTCGACCTCGCCAGGCGCCTCCGGAGCCAGCTTGACAACCTGGCTTGGCAGGTGAACcagaaggtggaggaggaggcccaGCGGAGCGGGGTCCTGGCCAGCCAGAAGGAGACCTGCGCCCAGAACCTGCAGGAGCGGGACCGCCAGCTCAGCACCCAGCAGGACCGGGCCGAGCGCGAGAAGCTGCAGCTGCGGGAGGCCCACGAGGCCGAGGTCAAGAAGATGTCGGACGAGCAGCAGAAGCTGGCCCGGGAGAAGGAGGACTTGAAGCTGCAGCTGGAACAGAGCAAGCAAGCCTGCCTCCGGATGAAG GTGAACACGGCGCCTCCCGCCAACCCGTCCCTGAGGCTCCCCGGATCGGCTGCCAATCCCGCCGGCCACTTCCCAACCTTCCTCGGGAACATCGGAGGCACTGGGCTGAGCCCCAACCTCTTCAGCCAGCAGGGATCCTGGCGCCTGGGACAACCGAGCGTGGGCGCCCAGGGAAGCCCGAGCATCCTCACGG ACCGAACCCGATTCCACGAGCCCAAGAAGGACACCCCGCAGAGCGCAAAGCTGCCGATCCAGCCCCCTTTGAGCCCAGGGGGGCCGCCCAG CGGTTAA